Within the Streptomyces vilmorinianum genome, the region CAGCCTCGCCGGACGGAAGGCCGCCGACGAGTGGCCCTCCTGCCACCGATCGCGGGTTTTGTGCCACACTCCCCCGCATGCCGCCGTTCCTGAGCGTCGCCGCCTACGCCCCGCCCCGCGTCGGCATGCTCGCCGTCGGTCTCGTCGCCGAGGTCTTCGACACCCGCGCCGCCGGACTGCCCCGGTTCGACTTCGCTCTCTGCACCGACCGGCCCGGGCAGGTCACCACCGACGTCGGGGTCCCGCTCGCCGTCGAGCACGGGCTCGACCGGATCGCGGCCGCCGATCTCGTACTCGCCCTGCCCTGGGCCGACTTCCGCACCCCGCCGCCGCCCGCCGTGCTCGACGCGTTCCGTGCCGCGCACGCGCGCGGAGCGCTGATCGGGGCGCACTGCGTCGGCGTGTTCGCGCTCGCCGCCGCCGGGCTGCTCGACGGCCTGCGGGCCACCACCCACTGGCGGTTCGCCGACCTGCTCTCCCGCCGCCACCCGTCCGTCACCGTCGAGGCGGACGCCCTGTACGTCGACGAGGGCCGGATCCTCACGGGCGCGGGCGCCGCCGCCGGGTTCGACCTCTGCCTGCATCTGCTGCGACGGGAGTACGGGGCGGCCGCCGCGAACGCCGCGGCCCGCGACCTCGTCCTGCCGCCGCACCGGGACGGCGGGCAGGCCCAGTACCTGGCCGCGCCCGTCCCCGAGGACGGCGAGGACGAGCGGCTCGCGGACGTCCTCGCCTGGGCCCGCGCCCATCTCCACGAGCCGCTGCCCGTCGCGGAGTTGGCCCGGCGCGCGCTGATGAGCCGACGCTCCTTCGCCCGCCGGTTCACCGCCGCGACGGGTACGACGCCGCACGCCTGGGTGCTCGGCCTGCGGCTCGGCCGGGCGGAGGAGCTCCTGGAGACCACGGACCTGCCCGTCGAGGAGATCGCCCGGCTGGTCGGCTACGGCTCCGCGGCCGTCCTGCGCGAGCAGTTCGTCCGCCGCCGGGGCGTACCGCCCCGCACGTATCGCCGTACGTTCACGCGGACCTCGTAGACGGGTCGAAGCGGCTGCGTACGGTCACGAGCGGGCGGAGGCCGGATGGGTCTCGTACATCCGCACCGCGACGAGGAGGCCGGATGCGGCGGTGAGGGCGGCGACGGCCCAGATCGCGGTCGTCAGGCCGTAGGCGCCGGCGAGGGCTCCGGCGAGGAGGGCGCCCACCGCGAAGCCGCCGTCGCGCCACAGGCGGTAGACACCGACGGCGCGCGCCCGCCAGGCGGGGTGGGCGACGTCGCCGATGACGGCGAGGAGGGTGGGGTAGACGAGCGCGGTGCCGATGCCGAGGAGGAGTTGGGCGAGCGCCCAGGGGCCGAAGGTGGTGGACAGGGCGACCAGCGCGATGGCGGCGGCCTGGAGGAGCATGCCGGCGGTGATGAGGTGTTTGCGGCCGATCCGGTCGGACCACCAGCCGGTCAGGAGTTGGCCCGCGCCCCAGACGGCGGGGTAGAGGGCGGCGAGGACGCCGATCCGGGCGATGGACAGACCGTGGGCGGCGAAGAGCAGGGGGAAGATGCCCCAGGCGAGGGCGTCGTTGAGGTTGTTGACCATCCCGGCCTGGCTGGCGGCGGACATGGCCTTGTCGGTGAAGCTGGTGCGGCGGGTGATGGCGGCGGTGGTCAGCGCGGTGTCGGCGGCGGACCCCACGGGGTGGCGGGCGGCCTCGGCACGCGCGTGTGCGCGGGTCTCGCGGACGACGAGGGTCGAGAGGCCGAGGCCGAGGGCGGCGTAGGCGGCGCCGAGGAGGAAGGGTTCGGGCCGGAGTCCGTAGTGGGTGGCGAGGGCGCCGGTGGCCAGGGAGGTGGCGGCGACCGCGACGTATCCGGCGGCCTCGTTGAAGCCCATCGCGAGTCCGCGCCGCCGCGGCCCGGCCAGGTCGATCTTCATGATGACCGTGGTGGACCAGGTCAGGCCCTGGGAGGCGCCGAGGAGGATGTTGGCGGCGACGATCCAGGCCCAGGTGGGCCCCCAGGCGAGCATGAGGGGCACGGGGAGCGCGAGGAGCCAGCCGGCGATGAGGACGGGCTTGCGGCCGTAGCGGTCGGAGAGCGTGCCGGCGAAGAAGTTGGTGGCGGCCTTGGTGGCTCCGAAGGCCAGGATGTACGTGAGGGAGAACGCGGAGGCGGCCAGGTGGAAGACCTGGTCGGCGAGGAGCGGCAGGACGACGCGCTCCTGGCCGAGCATGCCGCCGACCAGCGCGTTGACGGCGACGAGCAGGGCGAACTGCGCGAGGTTGGCGCGCAGTCCGAACCGGATGCCGTCGTGGTGGGTGGTGGTGCCGGCGCTCACGCTCCTTCCTCCAGCGGACGTCCGGTGGCCCGCGCCCAGTCGCCGGGCCCGCCGGCGAGGACCGCGAGGCCGTCGTGTCCGGCGCGCCGCAGGAGGCTGGCCGCGGTCATCGCGCGCTCGCCGTGCGCGCAGGCCACGACCGCGCCGGCCGGGGCGTCGTCGGTACGGGCGGGCAGCCGGCCCAGTTCGATGCCGGTCGCGCCGGGGATGTGCCCGGCGACGTGCTCCGAGCGCTGCCGGATGTCGAGGACGGGGCGGTCGCCGATGCGGTCGGCGGTGAGGAGGTCGAGCGTCCGCACTTCCCCTCCCGCGGCGGTCCAGGCGGGCATGGGGAGGTGGCCGGCCAGCCGTTCGTATCCGATCTTCAGTGCCTGCCAGGCGAGTTCGTCCAGATCCTGCCCCGGGGCGGTGAGGAAGACGAGCGGGGCGTCGTCGGGCAGCAGCCACCCCAGCCAGGTGGCGAACTGGGCGCGCAGGGCGATCGAGAGCGCGCCGGGGACGTGTCCCGCGGCGAAGTCCGCGATGGGGCGTACGTCGACGAGGTGAGCGCCCTGGCCGGCGAGGGCCCGCACCTCGTCCGGGGTGAGCGTGGCGAGCGCGAGCCCGGGGGCGGCGGGGAGGACGGCGGGGCCGCGGCGGTTGCGCTCCGCCAGGCGGTCGAAGTAGGCGGGGTAGGTGCCGAGGCTGCCCAGCAACTCCCGTACGAAGGTGTCCTCGTCGGGTGCGGCGAGCAGCGGGTTGGTCCGGCGCTCGGCGCCGATGGTGCTGGTGCGCTCCGAGCGCGGCGGGGCGGAGCAGAAGGAGCCGGCGCCGTGCGTGGGCCAGACGGCTGTCGCGTCGGGCAGCTCGGCCAGTCGCCCGAGCGAGCGGTACTGGGCGCGGGCCAGCTCCTCGGCGCGGTCGGCGCCCAGCAGGTCGGTGCGGGCGGCGGCGCCCACGATCAGGGAGCCGCCGGTGAACACCCCGAGTTCACGGGCGCCGTCCAGGAGCAGGAAGGCGAGGTGCTCGTCCGTGTGGCCGGGGGTGGCGAGCGCCCGCAGGGTCAGCCCGCCGAGGTCGACCTCGTCGCCGTCGGCCAGCGCGCGGTGGGGGAAGGCCCGTCTGCCGGCGGCGGAGGCGAGGACGGTGGCCCCGTCGTCGTGGGCGAGCTGGACGGCGCCGGAGAGGAAGTCGGCGTGCAGGTGGGTGTCGATCGCGTACGCGACCGTCAGCCCGCGTTTGTCGGCGACCGCGCGCAGGGCGCGCAGGTCCCGGCTCGCGTCGACGGCCAGGGCGCGGCCGTCGCCGAGGTCGACGAGGTAGGCACTGTTGCCGAGCCCCTTGTCGACGAGCGGTGTCAGATGATCGTCGGCGAAGTCCATGGCGTCCTCCACTGGGCGGCACTGGCCGGCACGGGGCGGGGTCGCTTCAACCCCCACCTCCTAGATACAATATTCCATGGATTTATGGAGAAGAGGTATTCGGCATGGGAGACCCGGCACGCAAAGCCGCGCTGTACGAGGCTTTCGCCCGCACCGGCAAGGCGCTGAGCAGCGGAAAGCGTCTGGAGCTGCTCGATCTGCTCGCCCAGGGAGAGCGGCCGGTGGACGCGCTCGCCAGGGCCGCCGGGCTGAACCTGACCACGGCCTCGGCCCACCTGCAGACCCTCAAGCAGGCCGGCCTCGTCGCCACCCGCCGCGACGGCGTACGCATCCACTACCGGCTCGCCGGGAACGATGTGGCCGCCCTCTACGCCCTGCTCCGCCAGGTCGCCCGCAACCACCAGGACGCCGTCGAACCCGCCCGCAGCGCCTACCTGGGCGCCGAGGACTCCGAGGCGATCGACCGCGACGACCTGATCGCCCGCGCCCGCTCCGGCGAGGTCGTCGTCCTCGACGTCCGCCCCGCCGAGGAGTACGCGGCCGGCCACATCCCCGGCGCCCTGTCCATCCCGGTCGAGGAGCTCGCCGACCGCGTGGCCGAACTCCCCGAGGACACGGAGGTCGTCGCCTACTGCCGTGGCGCCTACTGCGTCCTCGCCCACGACGCCGTCCGCCTCCTCCACGCGCGCGGGCGCAGGGCCGTACGCCTGACCGACGGCATGCTGGAGTGGCGCCTGGCCGAGCTGCCGGTGGACACGGAGGCCGCCGCCTGATCGCAGACGGGCCCCGGCCCTCCACGGACGGACGGACCGGGGCAGGACGACGAGTCCGCGCGCTCACCAGCGGTACCAGCGTCCCCCGCCACTGCGCATGAGGAAGCCCAGCAGCCACAGCACCAGGACGGCGATGGCGATGAACCAGAGGACGTCGGCCGCGAACCCGGCTCCGAAGAGCACGAGGATCAACACCAGTACGAGAAGAAGCGGGACCATGGCGGCACCTCCGCGGCAGGGGGTCGCCCGGCCTTCGGGCGGGCCCCGGCAGACGGGCGTGTGCCCCGATCGGCTCGTCTCATGTGCGGGTCGTGTCCGGCCGTCGCGATTGTGGCCCCCCGGGCCCGGGTAGTCGCGGAGCGACACGTCCACGACCGGTGGACGCGACCCGACGACCGGCACTGCCGCCGGGAAGGCCGGTGGGCACGGTGACACGCGACGCGGCGCCGAAGGCCGCGGCGGAGGAGGACGGTTACGACGCCGGTCCCTACCTGCCGCCGCGCGGTGGGCTCCCCGCGCACCGCAAGGCCGCCGCCGAGTGCCGCGGGTGCCCCCTGCACCGGGACGCCACCGAGACGGTGTTCGGCCGCGGTGACCCCCATGCCCGCTTGCTCCTCGTCGGCGAGCAGCCCGGCGACCAGGAGGACCGCCAGGGGGAGCCCTTCGTGGGCCCGGCGGGCCGTCTGCTGTCCAAGGCCCTGCGCGAGGCGGGCGTCGACGAGGAGGGCGTGTACCTCACCAACGCGGTCAAGCACTTCAAGTTCACCCGCAAAGGGCCCGGCAAGCGCCGGATCCACAAGGCGCCGAGCCTGCGGGAGACCCTGGCGTGCCGACCGTGGCTGGAGGCGGAGCTGCGGCTCGTCGCCCCCGAGATGGTCGTGGTCCTCGGCGCCACGGCGGGCCGGTCCCTGCTCGGCCCTTCCTTCCGCGTCGGTACGGACCGGGGGATGGTGCGGCCGCTGCCCGATTCCGAGGACATCCGGTGCGTCGCCACCGTGCATCCGTCGGCCGTTCTGCGGGCGGACGACCGGGAGGCGGCGTACGCGGGCCTCGTGGCCGATCTGAGGACCGCGGCACGCGCGCTCTGAAGGGCCGCTCTGAAGGGCACAACGCGGGGTCAGCCCTCCACGCCCGTGGTCAGGTGTGCGGACCCGACGGGCTTGGACTCCGGGGATCCGCGCTGGCGCAGATAGACCGAGAGGATCACCATCGAGGCGACGGCCAGGAGCTCGGACTGCCAGTTCTGGAGCGTACGGTTCCAGAACTCCGCGGAGGTGACGTACGTCCCCCAGGAGACCGGCGGCTGGAGGTCGCGCAGCTGCTCCTCGTTGTACGTCACGCGTCCCGTGACCGACTGCGCGAGCCACGACAGGACGAAGACCAGGCACATGACGACGCCCAGGGAGCGCGAGTACAGCGCCTGCCGCAAGCCGCCCGCCGAGGCGGAGCGCGGAGAGTCCGGGGTGGCGTACGCGCCGACCTTCTGTTCCTCGTCCGACTCCACGCCGATCCTGTCGAGCGGCTTCGACTCGGGCGAACCGCGCTGCACGAGCCAGACGGTCCCGAAGATGTAGAGGAAGAACTGCAGGAACTCCGACTGCCAGTTCTCGGTCACGTCCACCATGAAGTCCGAGGTCAGGACGTAGTCGCCGACCTTGATCCGTGGCAGGCCCCGCGCCTCGA harbors:
- a CDS encoding GlxA family transcriptional regulator, which gives rise to MPPFLSVAAYAPPRVGMLAVGLVAEVFDTRAAGLPRFDFALCTDRPGQVTTDVGVPLAVEHGLDRIAAADLVLALPWADFRTPPPPAVLDAFRAAHARGALIGAHCVGVFALAAAGLLDGLRATTHWRFADLLSRRHPSVTVEADALYVDEGRILTGAGAAAGFDLCLHLLRREYGAAAANAAARDLVLPPHRDGGQAQYLAAPVPEDGEDERLADVLAWARAHLHEPLPVAELARRALMSRRSFARRFTAATGTTPHAWVLGLRLGRAEELLETTDLPVEEIARLVGYGSAAVLREQFVRRRGVPPRTYRRTFTRTS
- a CDS encoding MFS transporter; protein product: MSAGTTTHHDGIRFGLRANLAQFALLVAVNALVGGMLGQERVVLPLLADQVFHLAASAFSLTYILAFGATKAATNFFAGTLSDRYGRKPVLIAGWLLALPVPLMLAWGPTWAWIVAANILLGASQGLTWSTTVIMKIDLAGPRRRGLAMGFNEAAGYVAVAATSLATGALATHYGLRPEPFLLGAAYAALGLGLSTLVVRETRAHARAEAARHPVGSAADTALTTAAITRRTSFTDKAMSAASQAGMVNNLNDALAWGIFPLLFAAHGLSIARIGVLAALYPAVWGAGQLLTGWWSDRIGRKHLITAGMLLQAAAIALVALSTTFGPWALAQLLLGIGTALVYPTLLAVIGDVAHPAWRARAVGVYRLWRDGGFAVGALLAGALAGAYGLTTAIWAVAALTAASGLLVAVRMYETHPASARS
- a CDS encoding MBL fold metallo-hydrolase, producing the protein MDFADDHLTPLVDKGLGNSAYLVDLGDGRALAVDASRDLRALRAVADKRGLTVAYAIDTHLHADFLSGAVQLAHDDGATVLASAAGRRAFPHRALADGDEVDLGGLTLRALATPGHTDEHLAFLLLDGARELGVFTGGSLIVGAAARTDLLGADRAEELARAQYRSLGRLAELPDATAVWPTHGAGSFCSAPPRSERTSTIGAERRTNPLLAAPDEDTFVRELLGSLGTYPAYFDRLAERNRRGPAVLPAAPGLALATLTPDEVRALAGQGAHLVDVRPIADFAAGHVPGALSIALRAQFATWLGWLLPDDAPLVFLTAPGQDLDELAWQALKIGYERLAGHLPMPAWTAAGGEVRTLDLLTADRIGDRPVLDIRQRSEHVAGHIPGATGIELGRLPARTDDAPAGAVVACAHGERAMTAASLLRRAGHDGLAVLAGGPGDWARATGRPLEEGA
- a CDS encoding ArsR/SmtB family transcription factor; translated protein: MGDPARKAALYEAFARTGKALSSGKRLELLDLLAQGERPVDALARAAGLNLTTASAHLQTLKQAGLVATRRDGVRIHYRLAGNDVAALYALLRQVARNHQDAVEPARSAYLGAEDSEAIDRDDLIARARSGEVVVLDVRPAEEYAAGHIPGALSIPVEELADRVAELPEDTEVVAYCRGAYCVLAHDAVRLLHARGRRAVRLTDGMLEWRLAELPVDTEAAA
- a CDS encoding hydrophobic protein; the encoded protein is MVPLLLVLVLILVLFGAGFAADVLWFIAIAVLVLWLLGFLMRSGGGRWYRW
- a CDS encoding UdgX family uracil-DNA binding protein (This protein belongs to the uracil DNA glycosylase superfamily, members of which act in excision repair of DNA. However, it belongs more specifically to UdgX branch, whose founding member was found to bind uracil in DNA (where it does not belong), without cleaving it, appears to promote DNA repair by a pathway involving RecA, rather than base excision.), producing MGTVTRDAAPKAAAEEDGYDAGPYLPPRGGLPAHRKAAAECRGCPLHRDATETVFGRGDPHARLLLVGEQPGDQEDRQGEPFVGPAGRLLSKALREAGVDEEGVYLTNAVKHFKFTRKGPGKRRIHKAPSLRETLACRPWLEAELRLVAPEMVVVLGATAGRSLLGPSFRVGTDRGMVRPLPDSEDIRCVATVHPSAVLRADDREAAYAGLVADLRTAARAL
- a CDS encoding DUF6766 family protein, whose protein sequence is MRAGTRFLRENGLTLAFGTGFLLVLAGQAVAGCAELNTLLEARGLPRIKVGDYVLTSDFMVDVTENWQSEFLQFFLYIFGTVWLVQRGSPESKPLDRIGVESDEEQKVGAYATPDSPRSASAGGLRQALYSRSLGVVMCLVFVLSWLAQSVTGRVTYNEEQLRDLQPPVSWGTYVTSAEFWNRTLQNWQSELLAVASMVILSVYLRQRGSPESKPVGSAHLTTGVEG